From Spirochaeta isovalerica, the proteins below share one genomic window:
- a CDS encoding CBS domain-containing protein has translation MTISEILKQKKSAIYTVTDKATVREAVIIMNEKKIGSLIVENEKKEVAGIITERDILSKVCPRDDSWQKSVIEVMTPREELIIGMTDDTVSYVMNIMTDKRIRHLPVFEKDKLVGVVSIGDVVKNVMELSETEAKLLREHIMNPYGINIP, from the coding sequence ATGACAATATCTGAAATTCTAAAACAGAAGAAAAGCGCTATTTATACGGTCACTGATAAGGCGACTGTCAGAGAAGCTGTGATCATTATGAATGAGAAAAAGATAGGTTCTCTCATAGTTGAAAATGAGAAAAAAGAAGTCGCCGGAATTATCACGGAAAGGGATATTTTATCCAAAGTCTGTCCCCGCGATGACAGCTGGCAGAAGTCTGTCATTGAGGTTATGACTCCCCGTGAAGAACTGATCATCGGTATGACCGATGACACCGTCTCCTATGTCATGAATATTATGACTGATAAGAGGATCCGCCATCTCCCCGTATTCGAAAAAGATAAACTGGTAGGTGTGGTTTCAATCGGTGATGTTGTCAAAAATGTAATGGAACTCTCCGAGACGGAAGCGAAATTGCTCAGGGAGCATATCATGAATCCCTA